The following proteins are co-located in the Mesorhizobium australicum WSM2073 genome:
- a CDS encoding response regulator transcription factor gives MRILLVEDEPEMVSALRAALKRHDMVVDHAGTLLEAEGFVAVDSYDAILLDRQLPDGDGLSLVPRLRSARNTTPVLVLTARGDTSDKVNGLDMGADDYLAKPFAFEELLARLRALLRRPAPLQSQFIRAGDLVLDVGHREASIRAEPLSLPRRELLVLEALMRRTGRMVQREALMEAVFGLDDEIQSNALDTHVSRLRRKLADANAGVTINGIRGVGYLLRETT, from the coding sequence ATGCGTATCTTGCTGGTCGAAGACGAACCCGAGATGGTCTCGGCCCTGCGGGCCGCGCTGAAGCGCCACGACATGGTGGTCGATCACGCCGGCACATTGCTGGAGGCGGAGGGGTTCGTTGCCGTCGACAGCTATGACGCCATCCTGCTCGACCGCCAGTTGCCGGATGGCGACGGGCTGTCGCTGGTGCCGAGACTGCGTTCGGCCAGGAACACCACGCCCGTGCTGGTGCTGACGGCGAGAGGCGACACGTCGGACAAGGTCAATGGGCTGGACATGGGCGCGGACGATTATCTGGCAAAGCCATTCGCGTTCGAGGAACTGCTTGCCCGGTTGCGCGCGCTGCTCAGGCGCCCGGCGCCGCTGCAGTCGCAGTTCATCCGGGCCGGCGATCTGGTGCTCGACGTCGGACATCGCGAAGCGTCGATCCGTGCCGAACCGCTCAGCCTGCCGCGCCGCGAACTCCTTGTGCTGGAGGCTCTGATGCGCCGCACCGGCCGCATGGTGCAGCGCGAGGCGCTGATGGAGGCGGTGTTCGGTCTCGACGACGAGATCCAGTCCAACGCGCTCGACACGCATGTCTCGCGCCTGCGCCGCAAGCTCGCCGATGCCAATGCCGGGGTGACGATCAACGGCATTCGCGGCGTCGGCTATCTCCTGCGCGAGACGACATGA
- a CDS encoding class I SAM-dependent methyltransferase has protein sequence MPANDALSFLMAWTVAPFRVGSVTPSSSSLAALMTRDIGPETGPVLELGPGTGPFTRALLSRGVKEEDLTLIESDPDFAALLMRRFPAARIFEMDAVGLRHLSLFHRPAIGAAVSGLPFRLISPRRTFAILEGVFANLRPGGALYQFTLGRRCPFDQSLLDRLDLGVTRVGHTFRNFPPATVYRIARLKTSGTYDWRFA, from the coding sequence ATGCCCGCAAATGATGCTCTGTCTTTTCTCATGGCGTGGACCGTCGCGCCGTTCAGGGTCGGCTCCGTCACGCCGTCCAGCTCCAGCCTGGCGGCATTGATGACCCGTGACATTGGACCCGAGACTGGCCCCGTGCTGGAACTCGGTCCGGGAACCGGGCCGTTCACGAGGGCGCTGCTGTCGCGCGGGGTGAAGGAGGAAGATTTGACGCTGATCGAATCCGATCCGGATTTCGCCGCACTGCTCATGCGTCGTTTTCCTGCTGCCCGGATTTTCGAAATGGACGCCGTCGGTCTGCGCCATCTCTCGCTCTTCCACCGGCCTGCGATTGGCGCCGCCGTCAGCGGCTTGCCTTTCCGGCTGATTTCGCCGCGCAGGACATTTGCCATTCTCGAAGGTGTTTTCGCCAACCTTCGCCCCGGCGGAGCGCTCTACCAGTTCACGCTCGGACGGCGCTGCCCATTCGACCAGTCGCTGCTCGACAGGCTCGATCTCGGGGTTACGCGGGTTGGCCACACCTTTCGCAACTTCCCGCCGGCGACGGTCTATCGCATCGCCAGGCTCAAGACGTCAGGAACCTACGACTGGCGCTTCGCATGA
- a CDS encoding class I SAM-dependent methyltransferase — MSRSAQPNTRQAALWNDASGKAWVEMQPILDEILAPFERLVVDAGYPREGGNVLDIGCGAGATTLAMARRVGNNGRCVGLDISQPLVALATERTQAEEVANASFEVGDAQTYAFESGRFDAVVSRFGIMFFDDPVAALSNIRQAARRGGKLAFVAWRSPAENDFMTTAARAAAPFLPTAPAPDPDAPGQFAFADGAKVKRILEASGWSSIDVRQANLPCKIAEGDLMMYATRLGPLAAALREADQATAEKIITVLPAAFAPFVKDGQARFNAACWLVTALA; from the coding sequence ATGTCGCGATCCGCACAGCCAAACACACGGCAAGCCGCGCTCTGGAACGACGCCAGCGGAAAGGCCTGGGTCGAAATGCAGCCGATCCTTGACGAGATTCTGGCGCCGTTCGAGCGGCTGGTAGTCGATGCCGGCTATCCCCGGGAAGGGGGCAACGTCCTGGACATCGGCTGCGGCGCCGGCGCGACAACTCTGGCGATGGCGCGCCGCGTCGGCAACAACGGACGTTGTGTTGGGCTGGACATTTCGCAGCCGCTTGTCGCTCTGGCGACAGAACGCACGCAGGCGGAAGAGGTGGCAAACGCAAGTTTTGAAGTGGGCGATGCCCAGACGTATGCGTTCGAATCAGGTCGCTTCGACGCTGTTGTCTCGCGCTTTGGTATCATGTTCTTCGATGATCCCGTGGCCGCGCTCTCCAACATAAGACAGGCAGCGAGGCGCGGTGGCAAACTCGCCTTTGTTGCCTGGCGCAGTCCGGCGGAGAATGATTTCATGACGACCGCCGCGCGAGCGGCTGCGCCTTTCCTGCCGACCGCACCCGCGCCAGACCCCGATGCGCCGGGGCAGTTTGCCTTTGCCGACGGCGCCAAGGTGAAGCGGATACTTGAAGCGAGCGGCTGGTCGTCAATCGACGTCAGACAGGCGAACTTACCATGTAAGATCGCCGAAGGGGATCTGATGATGTATGCCACCCGGCTAGGGCCGCTCGCCGCCGCGCTGCGCGAGGCCGACCAGGCGACGGCCGAAAAAATTATCACGGTGTTGCCTGCTGCCTTCGCCCCTTTCGTAAAGGATGGTCAGGCTCGTTTCAACGCCGCCTGCTGGCTGGTGACGGCGCTGGCCTGA
- a CDS encoding DedA family protein, which produces MTGPLSAILGFGLFGVFCLAFTEKILPIPPSHVLLLFLGMTAAPDDGTLAILLGVTTLASTTGCLVWYTVGRRIGIDRADRLVERFGRYVFLRPETYRKLGQAYRRNHVRVSLLAQFIPTVRNYLPIAAGALCLPALPFVVATVAGATLWNAGFLLTGYALHGSGQSPLAVGFRIIAIVLALETAFMLALRYGPACWRRIRPMLG; this is translated from the coding sequence ATGACGGGACCATTGTCGGCCATTCTCGGCTTCGGCCTGTTCGGCGTCTTCTGCCTCGCCTTTACCGAGAAGATTCTGCCGATCCCGCCCTCGCATGTGCTGCTGCTGTTCCTCGGCATGACGGCGGCGCCTGACGATGGGACGCTGGCAATTCTGCTTGGCGTGACCACGCTGGCCTCAACGACAGGCTGTCTCGTCTGGTACACTGTCGGCCGCCGGATCGGAATCGATCGCGCCGACAGGCTGGTCGAGCGGTTCGGCAGATATGTCTTCTTGCGCCCCGAGACCTACCGCAAGCTTGGCCAAGCCTATCGCCGCAACCATGTCAGGGTTTCCCTGCTGGCGCAGTTCATTCCGACGGTGCGCAACTATTTGCCGATCGCGGCCGGCGCGCTCTGCCTGCCAGCCTTACCTTTCGTGGTCGCGACGGTAGCCGGAGCCACGCTCTGGAATGCCGGATTTCTGCTTACAGGCTATGCGCTGCATGGCAGCGGCCAGAGCCCGCTCGCCGTCGGCTTTCGCATCATCGCTATTGTCCTGGCGCTGGAAACGGCATTCATGCTTGCCTTGCGCTACGGCCCGGCATGCTGGCGGCGCATCCGGCCGATGCTCGGCTGA
- a CDS encoding NAD(P)/FAD-dependent oxidoreductase has product MQYDLAVIGGSFAGLSAAMQAARARRTVLVIDAGQPRNRFAAHSHGFLGQDGRTPGAILDDARRQLLAYPTARLATARADKAIANSSSDFEITTDGGETFGAARLVLATGVRDILPEVPGLAEQWGRTVLHCPYCHGYEVSTGPLGVLATGPMSMHQAQLISDWGDITLFGNGLIKPDADEMHALESRNVRFEPATVNELSDDGSGGLVVHLVDGRQAGVKAIFTAPRNTMASPLAEQLGCGLKDGLLGPMISVDDRQQTTVPGVYAAGDAARAMHNIAFAVSGGTFAGVCAHQSLVFG; this is encoded by the coding sequence ATGCAGTATGATCTTGCCGTTATCGGCGGCAGCTTCGCCGGCCTGTCCGCCGCCATGCAGGCGGCGCGGGCGCGGCGCACCGTGCTGGTGATCGACGCCGGCCAGCCGCGCAACCGCTTTGCCGCGCATTCGCACGGCTTTCTCGGCCAGGACGGACGCACGCCTGGAGCGATCCTGGACGATGCAAGGCGGCAATTGCTTGCCTACCCGACGGCCAGGCTTGCGACCGCACGGGCGGACAAAGCCATTGCCAACAGCAGCAGCGATTTCGAAATCACCACCGATGGCGGCGAGACATTCGGCGCCGCACGACTGGTGCTGGCAACCGGCGTGCGCGACATCCTGCCGGAGGTTCCCGGGCTTGCCGAGCAATGGGGCAGAACCGTGCTGCATTGCCCCTATTGCCACGGCTACGAGGTTTCCACCGGGCCGCTCGGCGTGCTCGCGACCGGCCCGATGTCCATGCATCAGGCGCAACTGATTTCCGATTGGGGCGACATCACGCTGTTCGGCAACGGACTGATCAAGCCCGATGCCGACGAGATGCATGCGCTTGAGAGCAGGAATGTAAGGTTCGAGCCCGCGACGGTCAACGAACTGAGCGATGATGGCTCCGGCGGCTTGGTTGTCCATCTCGTCGATGGCCGGCAGGCTGGCGTCAAGGCGATATTCACCGCGCCACGCAACACGATGGCGAGCCCGCTGGCCGAACAACTCGGCTGCGGCCTCAAGGACGGCCTGCTCGGCCCGATGATATCAGTCGATGACCGGCAGCAAACGACGGTTCCCGGCGTCTATGCCGCCGGTGACGCGGCACGTGCGATGCACAACATCGCCTTCGCCGTGTCGGGCGGCACCTTCGCGGGCGTGTGCGCCCACCAGTCGCTGGTCTTCGGCTAA
- a CDS encoding LysR substrate-binding domain-containing protein: protein MAFTIRQLQFFIAVAEQGTVSRAAQNLSISQSSVTEAIKELESDLGVELFERHPRGLNITHKGHQFLRHATKILADVSDARRSFSGEQAVAGGRLQLGVTSLVAGYVLSDLLSRYRRAYPGVEVSAIEDNGDYLEHLLIGGKLDIAVMVTSNLRDRTALQSEILEVSAYRLWLPLGHPLAGADIIGIGDIASEPLIMLTVDEIEENTGKLLTAIGARPHVAFRTRSVEAVRSLVATGAGVALLPDLVYRPWSLEGDRIESRDISGSLPVVQVGMVWRRGSGLAAAARDFVGLAQSQRTVRR from the coding sequence ATGGCCTTCACCATCCGGCAGTTGCAGTTCTTCATCGCCGTCGCCGAGCAAGGCACGGTATCGCGCGCGGCGCAAAACCTCTCCATCTCGCAGTCGTCGGTCACCGAGGCGATCAAGGAACTTGAAAGCGATCTTGGCGTCGAACTGTTCGAGCGCCATCCGCGCGGCCTCAACATCACCCACAAGGGTCACCAGTTCCTGCGCCACGCGACAAAGATTCTCGCCGATGTGTCCGACGCCCGCCGTTCTTTTTCCGGCGAGCAGGCCGTGGCGGGCGGGCGGCTGCAACTGGGCGTCACCTCACTGGTCGCCGGCTATGTGCTGTCGGACCTGCTTTCACGCTACCGCCGCGCCTATCCCGGCGTCGAGGTCTCGGCCATCGAGGACAATGGCGACTACCTCGAACATCTCCTGATCGGCGGCAAGCTGGACATTGCCGTCATGGTCACCTCCAATTTGCGCGACCGCACCGCACTGCAATCGGAAATCCTCGAAGTCTCGGCTTACCGGCTGTGGCTGCCGCTCGGCCATCCCCTGGCTGGCGCCGACATTATCGGCATCGGCGATATCGCCTCCGAACCGCTGATCATGCTGACCGTTGACGAGATCGAGGAAAACACCGGCAAGCTGCTGACGGCGATCGGCGCCAGGCCGCATGTCGCCTTCCGCACCCGTTCCGTGGAGGCCGTTCGCAGCCTCGTCGCCACCGGGGCCGGCGTGGCGCTGCTGCCTGACCTCGTCTACCGACCCTGGTCGCTGGAGGGCGACCGCATCGAATCGCGCGACATTTCCGGTTCCTTGCCGGTGGTGCAGGTTGGCATGGTCTGGCGGCGGGGATCTGGCTTGGCCGCCGCGGCGCGCGATTTTGTGGGTCTTGCCCAGTCGCAGCGGACGGTGCGCCGCTAG
- a CDS encoding sensor histidine kinase produces MSLKRPHSLKWSLVLRIALLQCAMLTLIIVGILGAMLATGLIPHDYEDGTMDVLADAVTRDAGGKLVLRETSDLTKLRSGVPDLWFIIRDKQGQRLQEGTVPPTFQPFTGLLDTISDARIDHAIGQAAPPEGKIRWTDTMAGNVQIFSGTKGGLSLLRLLGQAPQFFLQGILPLAGLMALATLFATPWVVRGALSGLGHAAAEAERIDIDQRGVQLPLKDVPAEVTPLVKAVNAALARLDKGYERHKRFLTDAAHELRTPVAILNTRLASLPTTPERARLLQDAARLSTLTDQLLDLQRLDRQTSPFEAVDLVATARGVIVDLAPMAFSAGYEMSFEPERDTIFATGDRTAIERAVTNIVQNAIEHGGRAGKITVGVTTPAIIEVRDEGDGVPPGERERIFEPFYRLRPQDHGAGLGLNLVQEIMYLHGGRIDILDGKPSGACFRMSFRALPV; encoded by the coding sequence ATGAGCCTCAAGCGCCCGCATTCGCTGAAATGGAGCTTGGTGCTGCGCATCGCCTTGCTGCAATGCGCCATGCTGACCCTGATCATCGTCGGCATTCTCGGCGCCATGCTGGCCACCGGCCTTATCCCGCACGATTACGAGGACGGCACGATGGACGTGCTGGCGGATGCGGTGACACGCGATGCCGGCGGCAAGTTGGTTCTGCGCGAGACCTCGGACCTGACGAAGCTGCGGTCAGGTGTTCCCGACCTCTGGTTCATCATTCGAGACAAGCAGGGGCAAAGGCTGCAAGAGGGGACCGTGCCGCCCACCTTCCAGCCTTTCACCGGACTGCTCGACACGATCAGCGACGCCCGTATCGACCATGCAATCGGACAAGCCGCGCCGCCGGAGGGAAAGATCCGCTGGACCGACACGATGGCCGGCAACGTCCAGATTTTCAGCGGCACCAAGGGCGGGCTTTCGCTGCTGCGTCTGCTCGGCCAGGCGCCGCAATTCTTCCTGCAGGGCATATTGCCGCTCGCCGGGCTGATGGCGCTGGCCACGCTGTTCGCGACGCCATGGGTGGTGCGTGGCGCTTTGTCGGGCCTTGGCCATGCGGCGGCCGAGGCTGAGCGCATCGACATCGACCAGCGCGGCGTGCAGTTGCCGCTGAAGGACGTGCCCGCGGAAGTGACGCCGCTGGTCAAGGCCGTGAATGCTGCCCTTGCGCGCCTCGACAAGGGCTATGAGCGCCACAAGCGCTTCCTCACCGACGCCGCCCATGAGCTCAGGACACCGGTCGCCATCCTCAACACGCGCCTGGCCTCGCTGCCTACGACACCGGAGCGGGCACGGCTGCTGCAGGACGCGGCCAGGCTTTCAACGCTGACCGACCAGTTGCTCGACCTGCAGCGCCTCGACCGGCAGACGTCGCCGTTCGAAGCGGTCGATCTCGTGGCGACCGCGCGCGGCGTTATCGTCGACCTCGCGCCGATGGCGTTTTCTGCCGGTTACGAAATGTCGTTCGAGCCGGAACGGGACACGATTTTCGCCACCGGAGACCGCACCGCCATCGAGCGCGCGGTGACCAACATCGTCCAGAACGCCATCGAGCATGGCGGCCGCGCTGGCAAGATCACCGTCGGCGTCACAACGCCCGCCATCATCGAGGTCCGGGACGAAGGCGACGGCGTCCCGCCGGGCGAGCGGGAGCGCATCTTCGAGCCCTTCTATCGGCTGCGCCCGCAGGATCATGGCGCCGGCCTCGGCCTCAATCTCGTGCAGGAAATCATGTATCTCCATGGCGGCCGCATCGATATCCTCGATGGCAAGCCCAGCGGCGCCTGCTTCAGGATGAGTTTTCGCGCTTTACCCGTTTAG
- a CDS encoding ABC transporter substrate-binding protein, with product MHSFLKSCTALTVALTFSGQAIAQVKELGKGEGQVNIVAWPGYIERGETDKGYDWVSAFEKESGCKVNVKTANTSDEMVSLMNEGGFDLVTASGDASLRLVAGKRVQPINTDLIPSWKTVDDRLKDAPWFTVDKVHYGVPYQWGPNILMYNTEVFKEAPKSWNVVFEEMKLPDGKSNKGRVQAYDGPIHIADAANYLMFHKPELGIKDPYELNEDQYKAALELLRVQRTLVGRYWHDAAIQVDDFQNEGVVASGSWPYQVNTLVAAKKPVASTVPEEGVTGWADTTMMEADAAHPNCAYMWLEHSLAPKVQGDVSAWFGSLPVVPAACKGNELLGEEGCKTNGYDNFDKIKFWKTPVSKCATQNDQCVPYYRWVSDYIGVIGGR from the coding sequence ATGCATTCATTCCTGAAGTCGTGCACTGCCTTGACGGTCGCGCTGACCTTCTCCGGTCAGGCCATCGCCCAGGTGAAGGAACTCGGCAAGGGCGAAGGTCAGGTCAACATCGTCGCCTGGCCGGGCTACATCGAGCGCGGCGAGACCGACAAGGGCTATGACTGGGTGAGCGCCTTCGAGAAGGAGAGCGGTTGCAAGGTCAACGTCAAGACCGCCAACACCTCGGATGAAATGGTCTCGCTGATGAACGAGGGCGGCTTCGACCTCGTCACAGCTTCGGGCGATGCCTCGCTGCGGCTCGTCGCCGGCAAGCGCGTGCAGCCGATCAACACCGATCTCATCCCGAGTTGGAAGACGGTGGACGACCGGCTGAAGGACGCGCCCTGGTTCACCGTCGACAAGGTGCATTACGGCGTCCCCTATCAGTGGGGTCCCAACATCCTGATGTACAACACCGAAGTCTTCAAGGAAGCACCGAAGAGCTGGAACGTCGTCTTCGAGGAGATGAAGCTGCCGGATGGCAAGTCCAACAAAGGCCGCGTCCAGGCCTATGACGGACCGATCCATATAGCGGATGCCGCCAATTATTTGATGTTCCACAAGCCGGAACTCGGCATCAAGGATCCCTACGAATTGAACGAGGACCAGTACAAGGCGGCGCTCGAATTGCTGCGCGTCCAGCGCACGCTGGTTGGCCGCTACTGGCACGACGCCGCCATCCAGGTCGACGATTTCCAGAACGAAGGCGTCGTTGCATCAGGCTCGTGGCCGTACCAGGTCAACACGCTGGTCGCCGCCAAGAAGCCGGTCGCCTCGACCGTGCCGGAAGAAGGTGTCACCGGCTGGGCCGACACCACCATGATGGAGGCCGACGCGGCACACCCGAACTGCGCCTATATGTGGCTCGAGCATTCGCTGGCGCCGAAGGTGCAGGGCGATGTCTCCGCCTGGTTCGGCTCGCTGCCGGTCGTGCCGGCCGCCTGCAAGGGCAACGAGCTGCTCGGCGAGGAAGGCTGCAAGACCAACGGCTACGACAATTTCGACAAGATCAAGTTCTGGAAGACGCCGGTTTCCAAATGCGCCACCCAGAACGACCAGTGCGTGCCCTATTATCGCTGGGTATCGGACTATATCGGCGTCATCGGCGGACGGTAA
- a CDS encoding RrF2 family transcriptional regulator has protein sequence MKRNSRLSSTLHILVHMAEEPEQALTSEQLATFIHTNPVVVRRTIAGLRDAGIVTSSRGHGGGWLLGRAPENISLAEISLALGETLLPFSTEPESPGCLVEQAVIAVLDDFRIAAEKLLAEKLSRITLADLTADFHRRFDLVGVSSHAV, from the coding sequence ATGAAACGCAATAGCCGACTGTCCTCCACTCTGCACATCCTCGTTCACATGGCCGAGGAGCCCGAGCAGGCGCTGACCTCCGAGCAGCTTGCCACCTTCATCCATACCAATCCGGTGGTGGTGCGCCGGACCATCGCAGGCTTGCGCGACGCGGGCATCGTCACCTCGTCACGCGGACATGGCGGCGGCTGGCTGCTCGGGCGCGCGCCCGAGAACATTTCACTGGCCGAGATCAGCCTTGCCCTTGGCGAGACGCTGCTGCCGTTCAGCACCGAACCGGAAAGCCCGGGCTGTCTCGTCGAGCAAGCGGTGATCGCCGTGCTCGACGATTTTCGCATCGCGGCCGAGAAGCTGCTGGCGGAGAAGCTCAGCCGCATCACGCTGGCCGACCTGACAGCCGATTTTCACCGTCGTTTCGACCTCGTTGGAGTTTCCAGCCATGCAGTATGA
- a CDS encoding helix-turn-helix domain-containing protein has product MKDMDIAEVSRRTGVPASTLRYYEEKGLIASIGRRGLRRLFDPAVLERLALIGLGRAGGFALDEISAMLTPDGLPKMDRARLDAKANELDHTIQRLTAIREALRHAARCPAARPMECPTFRRAVRLAGAGRFEVAPLGPFKAEPVPATKRKRKTGGVAGSRPH; this is encoded by the coding sequence ATGAAAGATATGGACATTGCCGAAGTGTCGCGCCGCACCGGCGTACCCGCATCGACACTTCGTTACTACGAGGAGAAGGGCCTAATTGCTTCGATCGGCCGTCGCGGCCTGCGCCGCTTGTTCGATCCGGCTGTCCTGGAACGGCTCGCCTTGATTGGGCTTGGACGCGCGGGCGGATTCGCACTGGACGAGATTTCCGCGATGCTGACGCCCGACGGCCTGCCGAAAATGGATCGGGCGCGCCTGGATGCGAAGGCCAACGAACTGGACCACACCATCCAGCGCCTGACCGCGATCCGGGAGGCTCTGCGTCACGCCGCCCGATGCCCCGCCGCTCGGCCGATGGAGTGTCCGACGTTTCGCCGCGCCGTCAGGCTTGCCGGCGCCGGCCGCTTCGAGGTTGCTCCGCTCGGGCCTTTCAAAGCGGAGCCGGTTCCCGCCACAAAGCGCAAGCGCAAGACTGGCGGCGTCGCCGGGAGCAGACCACACTAG